The proteins below are encoded in one region of Candidatus Binataceae bacterium:
- a CDS encoding acyl-CoA reductase, whose protein sequence is AYGDDASIAALTARAASAGARPLAGFGSRLSGALLVVAPGARPSAAEAAADGLARDVTLFEQRGCLSPHHIFVAGGAGAARRFAAHLARALARLERRLPAPQRLPLGAAASIRALCERARWRALAERAGRGDVGLWEGPRMAWTVIYDAAAAFSASPGYRTVFVSELERADELGSRLGAAAGRLEAFALAAPLDVRERLAAELRRLGATYVCDPGRMQSPPLDWPHGGGAMLELLREAAR, encoded by the coding sequence CGCCTACGGCGACGACGCCTCCATCGCTGCGCTCACCGCGCGCGCCGCATCAGCGGGTGCGCGCCCGCTCGCCGGCTTCGGCAGCCGGCTAAGCGGCGCACTGCTGGTGGTGGCTCCCGGGGCGAGGCCGTCCGCCGCCGAGGCGGCGGCGGACGGCCTCGCCCGCGACGTCACGCTGTTCGAGCAGCGCGGATGTCTCTCGCCGCATCACATCTTCGTGGCGGGGGGCGCGGGCGCGGCGCGCCGCTTCGCGGCGCACCTCGCCCGCGCCCTTGCGCGCCTGGAACGGCGGCTGCCAGCGCCGCAGCGGCTGCCACTTGGCGCCGCCGCCTCGATTCGCGCGCTCTGCGAGCGCGCGCGATGGCGCGCGCTCGCAGAGCGCGCGGGCCGCGGCGACGTGGGGCTATGGGAAGGCCCGCGCATGGCCTGGACCGTCATCTACGACGCCGCAGCCGCTTTTTCCGCCTCGCCCGGCTATCGCACGGTGTTCGTCAGCGAGCTTGAGCGCGCTGACGAACTCGGCTCGCGGCTCGGTGCGGCCGCCGGACGGCTGGAAGCCTTTGCGCTGGCCGCGCCGTTGGACGTTCGCGAGCGGCTCGCCGCCGAATTGCGGCGGCTCGGCGCGACGTACGTGTGCGATCCGGGACGGATGCAATCGCCGCCGCTCGATTGGCCGCACGGCGGCGGTGCGATGCTCGAATTGTTGCGCGAGGCGGCGCGATGA